From Pandoraea vervacti, the proteins below share one genomic window:
- a CDS encoding MBL fold metallo-hydrolase: MAKAFASQADLEAKKVTFTQLSENAWAYTAEGDPNSGVIIGDDGVMIVDTTATPAMAQDLIAKIRTITDKPIKYVVLSHYHAVRVLGASAYFAEGAQQVIASRGTYEMIVERGEADMKSEIERFPRLFAGVETVPGLTWPTLVFEKEITLFLGKLEVKIAHLGSGHTKGDTVVWLPSQKVLFSGDLVEYDAACYTGDAQLAEWPATLDALAALGAQKLVPGRGPALTTPDEVAKGLAYTKDFVTTLFEAGKQAVEQKLDLKGAMALTRSKMDPKFGHVFIYEHCLPFDVTRAFDEAAGITHPRIWTAQRDKEMWAALQD; this comes from the coding sequence ATGGCCAAAGCATTCGCCTCGCAAGCCGACCTGGAAGCCAAGAAGGTCACGTTCACCCAACTGTCGGAAAACGCCTGGGCTTATACGGCCGAGGGCGACCCGAACTCGGGCGTCATCATCGGCGACGATGGCGTGATGATCGTCGACACGACGGCCACCCCCGCCATGGCGCAGGACCTGATCGCCAAGATCCGCACGATTACCGACAAGCCGATCAAGTATGTCGTGCTCTCGCACTATCACGCCGTGCGCGTGCTCGGCGCCTCGGCTTACTTTGCCGAAGGTGCGCAGCAAGTCATCGCCAGCCGCGGCACGTACGAGATGATCGTCGAGCGCGGCGAAGCCGACATGAAATCCGAAATCGAGCGCTTCCCGCGTCTGTTCGCGGGCGTTGAAACGGTGCCGGGCCTCACGTGGCCGACGCTCGTCTTCGAGAAGGAAATCACGCTGTTCCTCGGCAAGCTCGAAGTGAAGATCGCGCATCTGGGCTCGGGCCACACGAAGGGCGACACGGTGGTGTGGCTGCCGTCGCAAAAGGTGCTCTTCTCGGGCGACCTGGTGGAGTACGACGCTGCCTGCTACACGGGCGACGCACAACTCGCCGAGTGGCCCGCCACGCTCGACGCCCTCGCCGCACTCGGTGCGCAGAAGCTCGTGCCGGGTCGCGGTCCTGCGCTGACCACACCGGACGAAGTCGCCAAGGGCCTCGCGTACACCAAGGATTTCGTGACGACGCTGTTCGAAGCCGGCAAGCAAGCCGTTGAACAGAAGCTCGATCTGAAGGGCGCCATGGCGCTCACGCGCAGCAAGATGGATCCGAAGTTCGGCCACGTCTTCATCTACGAACACTGCCTGCCGTTCGATGTGACACGCGCCTTCGACGAGGCCGCCGGCATCACGCACCCGCGTATCTGGACGGCACAGCGCGACAAGGAAATGTGGGCTGCGCTCCAGGACTGA
- a CDS encoding LysR family transcriptional regulator: MSRIDLNLLTALDALLSERSVTGAAQRLNVSVSAMSRTLARLRVATGDRLLLQAGRSLVLTPYAQALSERVPALTRDVTAALGRAEYRFDAATLEQRFTLRAGEGFLDLLGAALLSRIRRLAPSVQLRFIPKADWSTQPLRDGTIDLEIGVVKASAPEVRTRVLFRDRYVGVCAKGHLVLRKRRLSVEHWAACDHIMVSRSGDAENPVDVSLASSGVERKLPIVVPSYSSAIQLVRHSELLAVIPRSCLGNVFVPDPLGAHGVQWFELPVAVPEFTISAIWHPRLDHDPAQRWFRAEVLDLCRSAYP, from the coding sequence ATGTCGCGCATCGACCTCAATCTTCTGACGGCGCTGGACGCCCTGCTTAGCGAACGTAGTGTGACCGGCGCGGCGCAACGTCTGAACGTCAGCGTCTCGGCCATGAGCCGGACGCTCGCCCGGCTGCGCGTGGCGACCGGAGATCGGTTGCTCCTGCAAGCGGGACGCTCCCTGGTGCTCACGCCTTACGCGCAAGCACTGAGCGAGCGTGTTCCGGCACTGACCCGTGACGTCACGGCGGCGCTGGGCCGAGCCGAATATCGATTCGACGCCGCCACGCTCGAACAACGCTTCACGTTACGCGCAGGCGAGGGCTTTCTCGACCTGCTCGGTGCGGCCTTGCTGTCGCGGATCCGTCGCTTGGCTCCCAGCGTTCAGTTGCGTTTCATTCCGAAGGCGGACTGGAGCACGCAACCTCTCAGGGACGGTACGATCGATCTGGAGATCGGTGTCGTCAAGGCGTCGGCCCCGGAGGTGCGCACCCGTGTGCTGTTTCGCGATCGCTATGTCGGCGTGTGCGCCAAGGGACATCTCGTGTTGCGCAAGCGACGCCTGAGCGTCGAGCATTGGGCGGCATGCGATCACATCATGGTCTCCCGTTCGGGGGACGCCGAAAATCCGGTCGATGTGTCGCTGGCCTCTTCAGGTGTCGAGCGCAAGCTTCCCATCGTCGTGCCGTCCTATTCGAGCGCGATCCAACTGGTACGCCATTCCGAATTGTTGGCTGTCATCCCGCGCTCCTGCCTTGGCAATGTGTTCGTGCCGGACCCTTTGGGCGCGCATGGCGTGCAGTGGTTCGAACTGCCGGTCGCGGTGCCCGAGTTCACGATCTCGGCGATCTGGCATCCGCGCCTCGACCACGATCCCGCGCAGCGCTGGTTTCGTGCGGAAGTACTGGACCTGTGCCGTTCCGCGTATCCGTAA
- a CDS encoding tautomerase family protein: protein MPLVHIALRAGKPESYRQAIFDGVYDAMRETFNVPEDDQFMAMTEHDAANFRYGASYLDVSRSDDLVFIQITANNTRTVDQKKALFRRIAQLLSERPGLRKEDVFVSLVEVEKENWSLGNGIAQYA from the coding sequence ATGCCGCTCGTTCACATCGCATTGCGCGCAGGGAAGCCGGAGAGCTATCGCCAGGCCATCTTCGATGGCGTCTACGACGCCATGCGCGAGACGTTCAATGTGCCGGAAGACGACCAGTTCATGGCGATGACCGAGCATGACGCGGCGAATTTCCGCTACGGCGCGTCGTATCTCGACGTGAGTCGAAGCGACGATCTCGTGTTCATTCAGATCACGGCCAACAACACGCGTACGGTCGACCAAAAGAAAGCGCTGTTCCGACGCATTGCGCAGTTGCTCAGCGAACGCCCCGGCCTGCGCAAGGAAGACGTGTTCGTGAGTCTCGTGGAGGTCGAGAAAGAAAACTGGTCGCTGGGTAACGGGATTGCGCAATACGCCTGA
- a CDS encoding LysR family transcriptional regulator, with translation MSERPLDLDAVKAFVSVAELGSFTRAAEAMQTTQAAISLKLKRLEDRVGLRLVERTPRYVALSANGVTFLERARELLDAHDRALGAFVGARQRLSLGVSDHVAGPELPALIARMNAQDPELLIEVRIASSGDLLQSFDRRELDAVIVRLHAGRGDGELLAEETLGWFAAPHWQHRADEPLPIATLAEPCGVRVLAGRLLDAAAVPWREVFVGGGVPSVAAAVTAGLGVAALAPRMLPFGAVDVGARLGLPEIPRLPVLLHTRVRDGRAYDALAALSAAFRSVVRG, from the coding sequence ATGTCAGAGCGCCCTCTGGATCTCGACGCCGTCAAAGCGTTTGTCAGCGTTGCCGAGCTCGGCAGTTTTACGCGCGCCGCGGAAGCCATGCAGACGACGCAGGCGGCCATCAGCCTGAAGTTGAAACGGCTCGAAGACAGGGTGGGACTGCGACTCGTCGAGCGAACGCCCCGATATGTGGCGCTTTCCGCCAACGGCGTGACGTTCCTTGAGCGTGCGCGCGAACTGCTCGATGCGCATGACCGCGCGCTTGGCGCGTTCGTCGGCGCGCGGCAGCGGCTGAGTCTCGGTGTCAGCGATCACGTTGCCGGGCCTGAGCTTCCCGCGCTGATCGCGAGAATGAACGCGCAAGATCCGGAATTACTGATCGAAGTGCGGATTGCATCATCGGGCGATCTGCTGCAAAGCTTCGACCGGCGCGAGCTGGATGCCGTGATCGTTCGCCTGCATGCCGGACGCGGCGATGGGGAGTTGCTCGCCGAAGAGACCCTCGGGTGGTTCGCTGCGCCGCATTGGCAACATCGTGCGGACGAACCGCTACCGATCGCCACGCTTGCGGAGCCGTGCGGGGTTCGCGTGCTCGCAGGCCGACTGCTGGACGCGGCGGCGGTACCGTGGCGGGAGGTCTTCGTCGGTGGCGGTGTGCCGTCGGTGGCCGCCGCCGTGACGGCCGGTCTTGGCGTGGCGGCACTGGCGCCGCGAATGCTGCCGTTTGGCGCCGTGGATGTGGGCGCCAGGCTCGGGCTGCCCGAGATACCGCGCTTGCCGGTCCTGCTGCACACGCGCGTCAGAGACGGACGCGCGTACGATGCGCTGGCCGCGCTGTCGGCCGCGTTTCGCAGTGTGGTGCGAGGGTAG
- a CDS encoding DUF2783 domain-containing protein: protein MALDTQPRLTRPDDFYEALIDMHRDLDEAQSQAANAQLILLLANQVGDHDTLLSAIRLARAGALGNAAH, encoded by the coding sequence ATGGCACTCGATACACAGCCGCGTCTGACGCGCCCCGACGACTTCTACGAAGCGCTGATCGACATGCACCGCGATCTCGACGAAGCGCAGAGTCAGGCCGCCAACGCGCAACTGATTCTGCTGCTCGCGAATCAGGTCGGCGATCACGACACGCTGCTCTCGGCGATTCGCCTCGCGCGCGCGGGCGCGCTGGGCAACGCGGCGCACTGA
- a CDS encoding IclR family transcriptional regulator gives MSATRTRSGESAVGVQGSHSADTTAKPQRGIQALESTGVLLEALVAAGRPLPLNALAREAGMAPAKAHPHLVSLQRAGLLSRDANGNFEAGGLSLELGLMALQRLSPTGEAEPEILSLARATGLSAAMAVLGPVGPTVVRLEEAMRPQHVSLRIGTVLSLVNTAIGRTFAAFLPEAVLDGLLAQEPVRMAGLGVEGRVAKPASDYATRLATIRERRLDTALSNPVPGIDTISVPVFDHTGEVTLVLALMGSTGSFDTSFDAGPSQALRAAAHRLSWRFGAVGRGD, from the coding sequence ATGAGCGCGACGCGAACCCGAAGCGGGGAAAGTGCGGTCGGCGTGCAGGGCAGCCATAGCGCAGACACCACCGCGAAGCCGCAGCGCGGCATTCAGGCACTGGAGAGCACCGGTGTCCTGCTCGAAGCACTGGTAGCGGCCGGTCGCCCGTTGCCGTTGAACGCACTGGCGCGCGAGGCCGGCATGGCGCCGGCAAAAGCGCATCCGCATCTGGTCAGTTTGCAGCGTGCGGGATTGCTCTCGCGCGACGCGAACGGCAATTTCGAAGCGGGCGGCCTGAGTCTCGAACTGGGGCTGATGGCGTTGCAGCGACTCTCACCGACCGGAGAGGCCGAGCCGGAAATCCTCTCGCTGGCACGGGCGACGGGGCTCTCGGCAGCGATGGCCGTGCTCGGTCCTGTGGGGCCGACGGTCGTGCGTCTGGAAGAAGCCATGCGTCCGCAGCACGTCAGCCTGCGCATCGGCACCGTGCTTTCGCTGGTGAATACCGCGATCGGACGCACGTTCGCGGCATTCCTGCCCGAAGCCGTGCTCGACGGTCTGCTCGCGCAGGAGCCGGTGCGAATGGCGGGCCTGGGCGTGGAGGGGCGAGTGGCGAAGCCCGCGAGCGACTACGCCACGCGTCTGGCAACGATTCGTGAGCGTCGCCTCGATACCGCGCTGAGCAATCCGGTGCCCGGCATCGACACGATCTCCGTACCGGTGTTCGACCATACGGGCGAGGTGACACTGGTGCTCGCGCTGATGGGCTCGACGGGCAGCTTCGACACGTCGTTCGACGCCGGGCCTTCGCAGGCTTTGCGCGCCGCAGCGCATCGTCTGTCGTGGCGGTTCGGCGCGGTGGGGCGAGGGGACTAA
- a CDS encoding histidine-type phosphatase translates to MAAVAAMAAIVALSGCTTPGAPQPGPAKPPESAARIDGMPADWTLVSAVIVSRHGVRSPTHAHPPLDKLSPDAWPGWPVPAGYLTARGGSLAERMGRYYGDWLRARRVLPDNACPSPGTVYGWADIDQRTRESGNALLQGIAPGCDMRTSHQADLTTYDAVFQPVAAGDCPLDPGAARGAIEARLAPDGVSGLNKRYAASIARVGEVLDYAHSPACGAPGGCKLEDEPTRLRVEGDGSGVTLRGALGSAAKASEVFLLQYGEGLPDNQVAWGRIRDEKDWALLLDAHNAQRDLLNKTPYLATTNGTPLLATVLDALSRAETAGAPPPASVRGPVVPVGNRVYVLTGHDTNIANLAGMLKLDWRLSDQPDNTPPDGALVFSLWRNPAGEPYVRVEFVYQSMHQLRHLTALSLDEPAKRETLALTDCTEGPDAKSCKWSTFAQRVKTSLSPSCLEGVK, encoded by the coding sequence ATGGCTGCGGTTGCGGCGATGGCCGCCATTGTCGCGCTAAGCGGTTGTACGACACCCGGCGCGCCGCAACCCGGCCCCGCAAAGCCGCCGGAATCGGCGGCGCGCATCGACGGGATGCCCGCAGACTGGACGCTCGTCTCTGCCGTGATCGTCAGCCGGCATGGCGTGCGCTCGCCCACCCACGCGCATCCCCCGCTGGACAAACTGAGCCCTGACGCCTGGCCGGGCTGGCCTGTGCCCGCCGGTTATCTGACCGCACGCGGCGGCTCGCTGGCCGAGCGCATGGGGCGTTATTACGGGGACTGGCTGCGCGCACGCCGCGTATTGCCTGACAATGCGTGCCCGTCGCCCGGCACCGTGTATGGCTGGGCGGACATCGATCAACGCACGCGTGAGTCGGGCAATGCCTTGCTGCAAGGCATTGCACCGGGCTGCGACATGCGCACGTCGCATCAGGCCGATCTCACCACATACGACGCCGTCTTCCAGCCGGTCGCCGCCGGCGACTGTCCGCTCGATCCGGGCGCCGCGCGTGGCGCCATCGAGGCGCGTCTCGCGCCCGACGGCGTCTCCGGGTTGAACAAGCGCTATGCCGCGTCGATCGCTCGCGTGGGCGAGGTGCTCGACTATGCCCACAGCCCCGCCTGCGGCGCCCCGGGCGGCTGCAAGCTCGAGGACGAGCCGACGCGTCTGCGCGTGGAGGGCGATGGCAGCGGCGTGACCCTGCGTGGCGCGCTGGGCAGCGCTGCCAAGGCATCGGAAGTTTTCCTGCTGCAGTACGGGGAAGGCCTGCCGGACAATCAGGTTGCGTGGGGTCGCATTCGTGACGAAAAGGACTGGGCGTTGCTGCTCGACGCTCACAACGCCCAACGCGACCTGCTCAACAAGACTCCCTATCTCGCGACGACCAACGGCACGCCCCTGCTCGCGACGGTACTCGATGCGCTCTCACGCGCCGAGACGGCGGGTGCGCCGCCGCCTGCATCGGTGCGTGGGCCGGTCGTGCCCGTGGGAAATCGCGTTTATGTACTCACCGGCCACGATACGAACATCGCCAATCTCGCGGGCATGCTCAAGCTCGACTGGCGCCTGAGCGACCAGCCGGACAATACGCCGCCGGACGGCGCGCTCGTCTTCTCGCTGTGGCGCAATCCGGCGGGCGAGCCGTACGTTCGCGTCGAGTTCGTGTATCAGTCGATGCACCAGTTGCGTCATCTCACGGCGCTGTCGCTCGACGAGCCTGCCAAACGAGAAACGCTGGCTCTGACCGATTGCACCGAGGGCCCGGACGCGAAGTCGTGCAAATGGTCGACGTTCGCACAGCGAGTCAAGACATCGCTCTCGCCGAGCTGTCTGGAGGGCGTGAAGTAA
- a CDS encoding IclR family transcriptional regulator — translation MTPVTNDATEPTDKKPGDSYVQSFARGLAVVKAFNAARPAQTLSEVAQASGLTRAGARRILLTLEALGYVRSEGRLFRLTPRILDLGFSYLTSMPLWNLAEPFMEALVQQVQESSSASVLDGDDIVYVLRVPVRKVMSINLSIGSRLPAWCTSMGRVMLSALPDAELDAVLRRADLRAHTGRTITDLDTLRARILDVRAKGWALVDQELEEGLISIAAPIRNRAGQVIAAMNVSGQANRTSAAEMEAKFLAPLQQAAQKISQMVVV, via the coding sequence ATGACCCCTGTGACGAACGACGCGACCGAACCGACCGACAAGAAGCCCGGCGACTCCTATGTGCAGTCGTTTGCGCGCGGGCTGGCCGTGGTCAAGGCGTTCAATGCCGCGCGCCCGGCGCAAACCCTCTCGGAAGTGGCGCAGGCGTCCGGGCTGACGCGTGCCGGCGCGCGTCGCATTCTGCTCACGCTCGAAGCGTTGGGTTACGTGCGCAGCGAGGGGCGGCTGTTCCGTCTCACGCCGCGCATTCTCGATCTCGGCTTCTCGTATCTGACGTCCATGCCGCTGTGGAATCTGGCCGAGCCGTTCATGGAGGCGCTGGTGCAGCAGGTGCAGGAAAGCAGTTCGGCGTCGGTGCTCGATGGCGACGACATCGTCTACGTGTTGCGCGTGCCGGTGCGCAAGGTCATGTCGATCAACCTGTCGATCGGCAGCCGCCTGCCGGCATGGTGCACGTCGATGGGGCGTGTGATGCTCTCGGCGCTACCCGATGCCGAACTCGACGCCGTATTGCGTCGCGCCGATCTGCGCGCGCATACCGGACGCACGATCACCGACCTCGACACGCTGCGTGCGCGCATTCTCGACGTGCGCGCCAAGGGCTGGGCGCTCGTCGACCAGGAGTTGGAAGAGGGACTGATTTCGATTGCCGCGCCGATACGTAATCGCGCCGGCCAGGTGATTGCCGCAATGAACGTCAGCGGACAGGCGAACCGAACGTCGGCGGCCGAAATGGAAGCGAAATTTCTCGCACCGCTGCAACAGGCGGCGCAGAAGATTTCGCAAATGGTGGTGGTGTGA
- a CDS encoding FAD-dependent oxidoreductase, with amino-acid sequence MSSIDYQRLTFDYRPCAEQSGDAGSTTTPATHPVIVVGAGPIGLATAIDLAQQGVRVVVLDDDCTLSSGSRAICFAKRTLDIFDRLGCGERMVEKGVRWNVGRVFLRDQEVYNFDLLPEAGHHRPAFINLQQYYVEGYLFERARELPNIEIRWKNKVVGLAQQGTPGSADASVTLTVETPDGEYRTSARYVVAADGSRSPMRKLIGVDSHGRTFKDRFLIADVKMTADFPAERWFWFDPPFHPNQSVLLHRQPDDVWRIDFQLGWDADPVAEKAPERVIPRVQALLGPDARFTLEWVSVYTFSCLRMDDFRHGHVLFAGDAAHGVSPFGARGANSGVQDAENLAWKLALVLAGQAPDALLDTYAREREYAADENIRNSTRSTDFITPKSPVSRVFRDAVLTLARDHAFARQLVNSGRLSVPAVLHESTLNTADTAPFAGRMTPGAACVDAPLSRHAQAGWLLPRLGGRFVALVFGAPSSLDAATLASLEAMAKDAVPVVPVFVTPDAEAALDAHDTHSVWHDAEGLAAQRYDAAPGTVYLIRPDQHVCARWRAIDVKAIAAARERALGRTAPEVAPLQCAA; translated from the coding sequence ATGAGCAGCATCGATTACCAGCGCCTGACGTTCGATTACCGGCCGTGTGCCGAACAGTCCGGCGACGCGGGCAGTACAACGACACCCGCGACGCATCCGGTCATCGTGGTCGGCGCCGGCCCGATCGGACTGGCCACCGCCATCGACCTCGCGCAGCAAGGCGTGCGCGTCGTCGTGCTCGACGATGACTGCACGCTCTCGAGCGGTTCGCGCGCCATCTGTTTCGCCAAGCGCACGCTCGATATCTTCGACCGTCTGGGCTGCGGCGAGCGCATGGTGGAAAAAGGCGTGCGCTGGAACGTGGGCCGTGTGTTCCTGCGCGATCAGGAGGTCTACAACTTCGACCTGCTGCCGGAAGCCGGGCACCATCGTCCGGCCTTCATCAACCTCCAGCAGTATTACGTCGAAGGCTATTTGTTCGAGCGCGCGCGCGAACTGCCCAACATCGAGATTCGCTGGAAAAACAAGGTCGTCGGCCTCGCGCAACAGGGCACGCCCGGCTCGGCGGACGCGAGCGTCACGCTCACGGTCGAAACCCCGGACGGCGAATACCGCACGAGCGCTCGCTACGTCGTGGCCGCCGACGGCTCACGCAGCCCGATGCGCAAGCTCATCGGCGTCGACAGTCACGGCCGCACCTTCAAGGATCGGTTCCTGATTGCCGACGTGAAGATGACCGCGGACTTTCCGGCTGAGCGCTGGTTCTGGTTCGATCCGCCGTTCCATCCGAATCAGTCGGTGCTGCTCCATCGCCAGCCCGATGATGTCTGGCGCATCGATTTCCAGTTGGGATGGGACGCGGATCCCGTGGCCGAAAAAGCGCCCGAACGCGTCATCCCGCGTGTGCAGGCGCTGCTCGGCCCCGACGCCAGGTTCACGCTGGAATGGGTCAGCGTCTACACGTTCTCGTGCCTGCGCATGGACGACTTCCGTCACGGCCACGTGCTGTTCGCCGGAGACGCCGCGCACGGGGTGTCTCCGTTCGGCGCACGCGGCGCGAACAGCGGCGTGCAGGATGCGGAAAACCTCGCGTGGAAACTCGCGTTGGTATTGGCGGGTCAGGCCCCCGACGCACTGCTTGACACCTACGCTCGCGAACGCGAATACGCCGCCGACGAGAACATTCGCAACTCCACGCGCTCCACCGATTTCATCACGCCGAAGAGTCCGGTCTCACGCGTGTTTCGCGACGCCGTGCTCACGCTCGCCCGCGATCATGCGTTTGCGCGTCAGCTGGTCAACAGCGGACGTCTGTCCGTGCCCGCCGTATTGCACGAGTCGACGTTGAACACGGCGGATACCGCCCCCTTTGCGGGACGCATGACGCCCGGCGCCGCCTGTGTCGACGCCCCGCTCTCGCGTCATGCGCAGGCAGGCTGGCTGCTGCCGCGTCTGGGGGGACGCTTCGTCGCGCTCGTATTCGGCGCACCCTCGTCGCTCGATGCCGCGACGCTCGCCTCGCTCGAAGCGATGGCGAAGGACGCCGTGCCCGTCGTGCCGGTATTCGTCACGCCCGACGCCGAAGCCGCGCTCGATGCCCATGACACCCACAGCGTCTGGCACGACGCCGAGGGGCTGGCCGCACAGCGTTATGACGCCGCGCCCGGCACGGTGTATCTGATTCGCCCGGATCAGCACGTCTGCGCTCGCTGGCGTGCCATCGACGTCAAGGCCATTGCCGCCGCACGCGAACGCGCGTTGGGCCGCACGGCGCCAGAAGTGGCGCCACTGCAATGCGCGGCCTGA
- a CDS encoding SDR family NAD(P)-dependent oxidoreductase: MAHLPTVLLIGASRGLGYAMASEFIERGWNVVGTVRAASGRTLLHALADAHPDRVEIENLDITQTDQLAALHARLRHRRFDMLFVNAGTTNPDPTQTIGEVSTQDFVNLMITNALSPMRVVERFCELVSETGLIGIMSSGQGSIADNESGQREVYRGSKAALNQFMRSFAARQAQTSRAMALMAPGWVRTDLGGPQGRLSIEESVPGVVNVLLGKMARPGLEYLDYRGRTVRW; encoded by the coding sequence ATGGCTCACTTACCCACCGTCCTTCTCATTGGCGCGTCGCGCGGTCTCGGTTACGCGATGGCATCGGAATTCATCGAGAGGGGTTGGAACGTCGTAGGCACCGTACGCGCCGCGAGCGGCAGGACGCTGCTGCATGCATTGGCCGACGCGCATCCCGACCGTGTCGAGATCGAAAACCTCGACATTACCCAGACCGATCAACTCGCGGCGTTGCATGCCCGCCTCAGGCATCGACGCTTCGACATGCTGTTCGTCAATGCCGGCACAACGAATCCCGATCCGACGCAGACCATCGGCGAGGTGTCGACGCAGGATTTCGTGAATCTCATGATCACGAACGCCCTGAGTCCGATGCGGGTTGTCGAGCGATTTTGCGAGCTGGTGTCCGAGACGGGCCTGATCGGCATCATGTCGTCGGGGCAGGGCAGCATCGCCGACAACGAGTCCGGCCAGCGCGAGGTGTATCGCGGCAGCAAAGCCGCACTCAACCAGTTCATGCGCAGCTTTGCTGCGCGTCAGGCACAGACATCGCGCGCGATGGCGCTGATGGCGCCAGGGTGGGTGCGCACCGATCTGGGCGGCCCGCAGGGAAGGCTCTCGATTGAGGAAAGCGTGCCCGGTGTCGTGAACGTGCTGCTCGGCAAAATGGCACGACCGGGACTCGAATATCTCGACTATCGCGGCAGGACGGTCCGATGGTGA
- a CDS encoding IclR family transcriptional regulator, with protein sequence MNRIPMDGTADVSGERGQTGRASRGVQSVDVAARVLQAVAQARRALGPGDLATLAGLPPAQAHPYLVSLTRLGLLKRDPMSGDYAPGPMTLRLALLHLENDPAYRAAVPRVVTFARETGFCVAISTHAPQGPVVVHFERAAFPLHVNLHVGSVMSLTTTSTGRAFCAFTPADLWPPAWQEQMPGVAAERKRFDALLAETRERGMSRSVNTPSPSVSSLCAPVLDASGRLRLALTAIGPTAALDVAWEGAAANALRATARDIAAQFDASAGETESPV encoded by the coding sequence ATGAACCGAATTCCGATGGATGGCACGGCCGACGTGAGCGGTGAGCGAGGCCAAACCGGCCGCGCCTCGCGCGGTGTGCAAAGCGTGGATGTCGCAGCGCGCGTGCTTCAGGCCGTGGCGCAGGCGCGCCGAGCGCTGGGGCCTGGCGATCTCGCGACGCTTGCGGGGTTGCCCCCGGCGCAGGCGCATCCGTATCTCGTGAGCCTCACGCGGCTTGGGTTACTCAAACGCGATCCGATGTCGGGCGACTACGCGCCAGGCCCCATGACGCTGCGTCTTGCCCTGTTGCATCTCGAGAACGACCCGGCGTATCGCGCGGCGGTGCCGCGTGTCGTCACGTTCGCCCGCGAGACCGGCTTTTGCGTGGCGATCTCCACGCATGCACCGCAGGGACCTGTCGTCGTGCATTTCGAGCGTGCGGCATTCCCCTTGCATGTGAATCTGCACGTGGGCTCCGTGATGTCGCTCACCACCACGTCGACCGGTCGCGCGTTTTGCGCATTCACGCCCGCCGATCTCTGGCCGCCGGCATGGCAGGAACAGATGCCCGGCGTGGCGGCCGAGCGAAAGCGCTTCGACGCATTGCTCGCCGAGACTCGCGAGCGCGGGATGTCGCGCAGCGTGAATACCCCAAGTCCGTCGGTCAGCAGTCTCTGTGCACCGGTATTGGATGCCAGCGGGCGTCTGCGTCTGGCCCTCACGGCCATCGGCCCGACGGCGGCGCTCGACGTGGCGTGGGAGGGCGCGGCGGCCAACGCCTTGCGCGCAACGGCGCGCGATATCGCGGCGCAGTTCGATGCGTCGGCTGGGGAAACGGAGTCACCGGTATGA
- a CDS encoding 3-oxoacid CoA-transferase subunit A produces the protein MINKIYDSLASAVADVHDGATIMIGGFGNAGMPSALIDALIEQGARDLTIVNNNAGNGETGLAALLKAGRVRKIICSFPRQTDSQVFDGLYRAGKIELELVPQGNLAERIRAAGAGIGGFFTPTGFGTLLAEGKETRVIDGKSYVLESPIHADFALIKALKGDRWGNLVYRKTARNFGPIMATAAKCAIVQVDEVVELGELDPEAVVTPGIFVQRVVAVPAAAARA, from the coding sequence GTGATCAACAAGATTTACGACTCGCTCGCCAGCGCGGTCGCGGACGTTCACGACGGCGCGACGATCATGATTGGCGGCTTTGGCAACGCCGGCATGCCCTCGGCGCTCATCGATGCCCTGATCGAACAGGGCGCGCGCGATCTGACCATCGTCAACAACAACGCCGGCAACGGCGAGACGGGCCTCGCGGCGCTGCTCAAGGCCGGGCGCGTACGCAAGATCATCTGCTCGTTCCCGCGTCAGACCGACTCTCAGGTGTTCGACGGCCTGTACCGTGCGGGCAAGATCGAGCTGGAACTCGTGCCGCAGGGCAACCTTGCCGAGCGCATTCGCGCCGCGGGCGCCGGCATTGGCGGCTTCTTCACGCCGACCGGCTTCGGCACGCTGCTTGCCGAAGGCAAGGAAACGCGCGTGATCGACGGCAAGTCGTACGTGCTCGAATCCCCCATCCACGCCGACTTCGCGCTCATCAAGGCGCTCAAGGGCGATCGCTGGGGCAACCTCGTGTACCGCAAGACCGCCCGCAATTTCGGCCCGATCATGGCTACGGCGGCGAAGTGCGCGATCGTTCAGGTGGACGAAGTCGTCGAACTCGGCGAGCTCGATCCGGAAGCCGTGGTCACGCCCGGCATCTTCGTTCAACGTGTCGTCGCGGTGCCTGCCGCCGCCGCGCGCGCCTGA